Proteins co-encoded in one Synechococcus elongatus PCC 6301 genomic window:
- a CDS encoding carbon dioxide-concentrating mechanism protein CcmK: protein MSASLPAYSQPRNAGALGVICTRSFPAVVGTADMMLKSADVTLIGYEKTGSGFCTAIIRGGYADIKLALEAGVATARQFEQYVSSTILPRPQGNLEAVLPISRRLSQEAMATRSHQNVGAIGLIETNGFPALVGAADAMLKSANVKLICYEKTGSGLCTAIVQGTVSNVTVAVEAGMYAAERIGQLNAIMVIPRPLDDLMDSLPEPQSDSEAAQPLQLPLRVREKQPLLELPELERQPIAIEAPRLLAEERQSALELAQETPLAEPLELPNPRDDQ, encoded by the coding sequence ATGTCGGCTTCTCTTCCCGCCTATTCTCAGCCTCGCAATGCAGGTGCACTAGGGGTCATTTGTACCCGTAGTTTTCCAGCGGTTGTCGGCACTGCAGACATGATGCTCAAGTCGGCCGATGTCACATTGATCGGCTATGAGAAAACAGGCTCGGGCTTTTGTACAGCAATCATCCGGGGTGGCTATGCCGACATCAAGCTGGCTCTTGAGGCTGGCGTAGCGACAGCTCGTCAGTTTGAGCAGTACGTTTCCAGCACTATTCTGCCGCGGCCTCAAGGCAACCTCGAAGCCGTGTTGCCGATTAGCCGGCGGCTCTCCCAAGAAGCCATGGCCACGCGATCGCATCAGAATGTTGGCGCGATTGGGCTAATTGAGACCAATGGGTTCCCTGCTTTGGTTGGAGCAGCCGATGCCATGCTCAAATCGGCTAACGTCAAGCTGATTTGTTATGAGAAAACGGGCAGCGGTCTCTGTACTGCGATCGTGCAAGGCACGGTTTCTAATGTGACCGTTGCGGTCGAAGCCGGGATGTATGCCGCTGAGCGGATCGGCCAGCTCAACGCAATCATGGTCATTCCCAGACCGCTAGACGACTTGATGGACAGCTTGCCTGAGCCGCAGTCGGATAGCGAAGCAGCCCAGCCACTCCAATTACCGCTGCGGGTTCGCGAAAAACAACCGCTGTTGGAGCTACCGGAACTCGAACGGCAGCCGATCGCGATCGAAGCACCGCGACTTTTAGCAGAAGAGCGACAGTCTGCGTTGGAATTGGCTCAAGAGACACCGCTCGCCGAGCCCTTAGAGCTCCCCAATCCTCGTGATGATCAGTGA
- a CDS encoding EutN/CcmL family microcompartment protein — MRIAKVRGTVVSTYKEPSLQGVKFLVVQFLDEAGQALQEYEVAADMVGAGVDEWVLISRGSQARHVRDCQERPVDAAVIAIIDTVNVENRSVYDKREHS; from the coding sequence ATGCGCATTGCTAAGGTTCGCGGAACCGTAGTCAGTACCTACAAAGAGCCCAGCCTGCAAGGGGTAAAGTTCTTGGTTGTTCAGTTCTTGGATGAGGCTGGACAGGCACTTCAAGAGTATGAGGTTGCTGCTGACATGGTTGGCGCTGGCGTTGACGAGTGGGTGTTGATTAGCCGCGGCAGTCAAGCGCGCCATGTGCGCGATTGTCAGGAACGACCGGTTGATGCAGCTGTCATTGCCATCATCGATACGGTCAACGTGGAAAACCGCTCCGTCTACGACAAACGCGAGCACAGCTAA
- a CDS encoding form I ribulose bisphosphate carboxylase large subunit — protein MPKTQSAAGYKAGVKDYKLTYYTPDYTPKDTDLLAAFRFSPQPGVPADEAGAAIAAESSTGTWTTVWTDLLTDMDRYKGKCYHIEPVQGEENSYFAFIAYPLDLFEEGSVTNILTSIVGNVFGFKAIRSLRLEDIRFPVALVKTFQGPPHGIQVERDLLNKYGRPMLGCTIKPKLGLSAKNYGRAVYECLRGGLDFTKDDENINSQPFQRWRDRFLFVADAIHKSQAETGEIKGHYLNVTAPTCEEMMKRAEFAKELGMPIIMHDFLTAGFTANTTLAKWCRDNGVLLHIHRAMHAVIDRQRNHGIHFRVLAKCLRLSGGDHLHSGTVVGKLEGDKASTLGFVDLMREDHIEADRSRGVFFTQDWASMPGVLPVASGGIHVWHMPALVEIFGDDSVLQFGGGTLGHPWGNAPGATANRVALEACVQARNEGRDLYREGGDILREAGKWSPELAAALDLWKEIKFEFETMDKL, from the coding sequence ATGCCCAAGACGCAATCTGCCGCAGGCTATAAGGCCGGGGTGAAGGACTACAAACTCACCTATTACACCCCCGATTACACCCCCAAAGACACTGACCTGCTGGCGGCTTTCCGCTTCAGCCCTCAGCCGGGTGTCCCTGCTGACGAAGCTGGTGCGGCGATCGCGGCTGAATCTTCGACCGGTACCTGGACCACCGTGTGGACCGACTTGCTGACCGACATGGATCGGTACAAAGGCAAGTGCTACCACATCGAGCCGGTGCAAGGCGAAGAGAACTCCTACTTTGCGTTCATCGCTTACCCGCTCGACCTGTTTGAAGAAGGGTCGGTCACCAACATCCTGACCTCGATCGTCGGTAACGTGTTTGGCTTCAAAGCTATCCGTTCGCTGCGTCTGGAAGACATCCGCTTCCCCGTCGCCTTGGTCAAAACCTTCCAAGGTCCTCCCCACGGTATCCAAGTCGAGCGCGACCTGCTGAACAAGTACGGCCGTCCGATGCTGGGTTGCACGATCAAACCAAAACTCGGTCTGTCGGCGAAAAACTACGGTCGTGCCGTCTACGAATGTCTGCGCGGCGGTCTGGACTTCACCAAAGACGACGAAAACATCAACTCGCAGCCGTTCCAACGCTGGCGCGATCGCTTCCTGTTTGTGGCTGATGCAATCCACAAATCGCAAGCAGAAACCGGTGAAATCAAAGGTCACTACCTGAACGTGACCGCGCCGACCTGCGAAGAAATGATGAAACGGGCTGAGTTCGCTAAAGAACTCGGCATGCCGATCATCATGCATGACTTCTTGACGGCTGGTTTCACCGCCAACACCACCTTGGCAAAATGGTGCCGCGACAACGGCGTCCTGCTGCACATCCACCGTGCAATGCACGCGGTGATCGACCGTCAGCGTAACCACGGGATTCACTTCCGTGTCTTGGCCAAGTGTTTGCGTCTGTCCGGTGGTGACCACCTCCACTCCGGCACCGTCGTCGGCAAACTGGAAGGCGACAAAGCTTCGACCTTGGGCTTTGTTGACTTGATGCGCGAAGACCACATCGAAGCTGACCGCAGCCGTGGGGTCTTCTTCACCCAAGATTGGGCGTCGATGCCGGGCGTGCTGCCGGTTGCTTCCGGTGGTATCCACGTGTGGCACATGCCCGCACTGGTGGAAATCTTCGGTGATGACTCCGTTCTCCAGTTCGGTGGCGGCACCTTGGGTCACCCCTGGGGTAATGCTCCTGGTGCAACCGCGAACCGTGTTGCCTTGGAAGCTTGCGTCCAAGCTCGGAACGAAGGTCGCGACCTCTACCGTGAAGGCGGCGACATCCTTCGTGAAGCTGGCAAGTGGTCGCCTGAACTGGCTGCTGCCCTCGACCTCTGGAAAGAGATCAAGTTCGAATTCGAAACGATGGACAAGCTCTAA
- a CDS encoding carbon dioxide-concentrating mechanism protein CcmK — protein MPIAVGMIETLGFPAVVEAADAMVKAARVTLVGYEKIGSGRVTVIVRGDVSEVQASVSAGLDSAKRVAGGEVLSHHIIARPHENLEYVLPIRYTEAVEQFRM, from the coding sequence ATGCCTATTGCGGTTGGAATGATCGAGACCCTGGGCTTCCCGGCTGTTGTGGAAGCAGCTGACGCGATGGTCAAAGCAGCGCGTGTCACGCTGGTTGGCTATGAGAAGATTGGCAGCGGCCGCGTCACTGTCATTGTCCGGGGAGACGTTTCGGAAGTTCAAGCTTCTGTCTCTGCGGGTCTCGATTCGGCGAAACGGGTTGCCGGTGGTGAAGTGCTGTCGCACCACATCATTGCGCGTCCCCACGAGAACTTGGAATACGTTCTCCCGATTCGCTACACCGAAGCTGTTGAACAATTCCGCATGTAA
- a CDS encoding ribulose bisphosphate carboxylase small subunit yields MPSPTTVPVATAGRLAEPYIDPAAQVHAIASIIGDVRIAAGVRVAAGVSIRADEGAPFQVGKESILQEGAVIHGLEYGRVLGDDQADYSVWIGQRVAITHKALIHGPAYLGDDCFVGFRSTVFNARVGAGSVIMMHALVQDVEIPPGRYVPSGAIITTQQQADRLPEVRPEDREFARHIIGSPPVIVRSTPAATADFHSTPTPSPLRPSSSEATTVSAYNGQGRLSSEVITQVRSLLNQGYRIGTEHADKRRFRTSSWQPCAPIQSTNERQVLSELENCLSEHEGEYVRLLGIDTNTRSRVFEALIQRPDGSVPESLGSQPVAVASGGGRQSSYASVSGNLSAEVVNKVRNLLAQGYRIGTEHADKRRFRTSSWQSCAPIQSSNERQVLAELENCLSEHEGEYVRLLGIDTASRSRVFEALIQDPQGPVGSAKAAAAPVSSATPSSHSYTSNGSSSSDVAGQVRGLLAQGYRISAEVADKRRFQTSSWQSLPALSGRSEATVLPALESILQEHKGKYVRLIGIDPAARRRVAELLIQKP; encoded by the coding sequence ATGCCGAGCCCAACAACGGTCCCCGTTGCTACGGCGGGTCGGTTGGCTGAGCCTTATATTGATCCGGCTGCTCAGGTTCATGCGATCGCCAGCATCATCGGCGACGTACGTATCGCAGCGGGAGTCCGCGTTGCAGCGGGGGTTTCGATCCGTGCTGACGAAGGCGCACCATTCCAAGTCGGGAAAGAAAGCATCCTGCAAGAGGGCGCTGTCATCCACGGCTTGGAATATGGTCGTGTCTTGGGCGATGACCAAGCGGACTATTCCGTCTGGATAGGCCAGCGAGTCGCGATTACTCACAAAGCACTCATCCATGGCCCGGCCTATCTCGGAGATGACTGCTTCGTCGGTTTCCGATCCACCGTCTTCAACGCTCGTGTTGGGGCCGGTTCGGTAATCATGATGCACGCCCTTGTCCAAGACGTAGAGATTCCTCCCGGTCGCTATGTTCCTTCTGGAGCAATCATCACGACCCAGCAGCAGGCCGATCGCCTACCCGAGGTTCGCCCGGAAGATCGGGAATTTGCCCGCCACATCATTGGCTCACCTCCAGTGATTGTCCGGTCTACTCCAGCAGCTACTGCTGATTTCCACTCCACGCCAACTCCTTCTCCACTTCGTCCATCGTCTAGCGAGGCAACGACCGTGAGCGCTTATAACGGCCAAGGCCGACTCAGTTCCGAAGTCATCACCCAAGTCCGGAGTTTGCTGAACCAGGGCTATCGGATTGGGACGGAACATGCGGACAAGCGCCGCTTCCGGACTAGCTCTTGGCAGCCCTGCGCGCCGATTCAAAGCACGAACGAGCGCCAGGTCTTGAGCGAACTGGAAAATTGTCTGAGCGAACACGAAGGTGAATACGTTCGCTTGCTCGGCATCGATACCAATACTCGCAGCCGTGTTTTTGAAGCCCTGATTCAACGGCCCGATGGTTCGGTTCCTGAATCGCTGGGGAGCCAACCGGTGGCAGTCGCTTCCGGTGGTGGCCGTCAGAGCAGCTATGCCAGCGTCAGCGGCAACCTCTCAGCAGAAGTGGTCAATAAAGTCCGCAACCTCTTAGCCCAAGGCTATCGGATTGGGACGGAACATGCAGACAAGCGCCGCTTTCGGACTAGCTCTTGGCAGTCCTGCGCACCGATTCAAAGTTCGAATGAGCGCCAGGTTCTGGCTGAACTGGAAAACTGTCTGAGCGAGCACGAAGGTGAGTACGTTCGCCTGCTGGGCATCGACACTGCTAGCCGCAGTCGTGTTTTTGAAGCCCTGATCCAAGATCCCCAAGGACCGGTGGGTTCCGCCAAAGCGGCCGCCGCACCTGTGAGTTCGGCAACGCCCAGCAGCCACAGCTACACCTCAAATGGATCGAGTTCGAGCGATGTCGCTGGACAGGTTCGGGGTCTGCTAGCCCAAGGCTACCGGATCAGTGCGGAAGTCGCCGATAAGCGTCGCTTCCAAACCAGCTCTTGGCAGAGTTTGCCGGCTCTGAGTGGCCGGAGCGAAGCAACTGTCTTGCCTGCTTTGGAGTCAATTCTGCAAGAGCACAAGGGTAAGTATGTGCGCCTGATTGGGATTGACCCTGCGGCTCGTCGTCGCGTGGCTGAACTGTTGATTCAAAAGCCGTAA
- a CDS encoding ribulose bisphosphate carboxylase small subunit, which translates to MSMKTLPKERRFETFSYLPPLSDRQIAAQIEYMIEQGFHPLIEFNEHSNPEEFYWTMWKLPLFDCKSPQQVLDEVRECRSEYGDCYIRVAGFDNIKQCQTVSFIVHRPGRY; encoded by the coding sequence ATGAGCATGAAAACTCTGCCCAAAGAGCGTCGTTTCGAGACTTTCTCGTACCTGCCTCCCCTCAGCGATCGCCAAATCGCTGCACAAATCGAGTACATGATCGAGCAAGGCTTCCACCCCTTGATCGAGTTCAACGAGCACTCGAATCCGGAAGAGTTCTACTGGACGATGTGGAAGCTCCCCCTGTTTGACTGCAAGAGCCCTCAGCAAGTCCTCGATGAAGTGCGTGAGTGCCGCAGCGAATACGGTGATTGCTACATCCGTGTCGCTGGCTTCGACAACATCAAGCAGTGCCAAACCGTGAGCTTCATCGTTCATCGTCCCGGCCGCTACTAA
- the purK gene encoding 5-(carboxyamino)imidazole ribonucleotide synthase, whose product MNAIAVSPVQHVGVIGGGQLAWMLAPAAQQLGMSLHVQTPNDHDPAVAIADQTVLAAVADAAATAKLAQACDVITFENEFVDLPALTELEETGVRFRPRPAAIASLLDKLDQRQLLTRLGLPTPRFLAIAAATATESELTALGFPVVLKQRRHGYDGKGTQVLRSLAELQQALQSYGDTPLLLEEFIPFEQELAVMVARSQSGAIATFPVVQTHQQNQVCRWVVAPAAIPGALQKAVAAIARTLVETVDYVGVAGIELFQQGDRLWVNEIAPRTHNSGHYSLDACQTSQFEQQLRAIADLPLGSTALQWPGALMVNLLGFEDHQSGYAELRQQLAALPGACLYWYGKTESKPGRKLGHITLPLSGASSTERAQQAQTMLAQVEAIWPNPDTAHQP is encoded by the coding sequence ATGAATGCGATCGCAGTCTCCCCTGTCCAGCACGTTGGAGTGATTGGTGGTGGCCAGTTAGCTTGGATGCTGGCACCAGCAGCGCAACAGTTGGGGATGTCGCTGCACGTTCAAACACCCAATGATCACGACCCAGCAGTAGCGATCGCGGATCAAACCGTATTAGCAGCAGTTGCTGACGCTGCAGCGACTGCGAAATTGGCTCAAGCCTGTGACGTCATCACATTCGAAAATGAGTTTGTTGATCTGCCGGCTTTGACCGAGCTGGAGGAAACTGGTGTCCGGTTTCGCCCCCGTCCAGCGGCGATCGCCTCCCTGCTCGACAAACTTGATCAGCGACAACTATTGACTCGTCTGGGATTGCCAACCCCACGCTTTTTAGCGATCGCGGCAGCAACCGCAACAGAGTCGGAGCTAACAGCCTTGGGCTTTCCGGTGGTGCTGAAGCAACGCCGCCATGGCTACGACGGCAAGGGAACACAGGTTTTGCGATCGCTAGCAGAACTTCAACAAGCCTTGCAGTCTTATGGCGATACGCCACTACTCCTCGAAGAGTTCATTCCCTTTGAGCAGGAATTAGCGGTGATGGTTGCCCGTAGTCAGAGTGGGGCGATCGCGACTTTCCCTGTGGTTCAGACCCATCAGCAGAATCAGGTCTGTCGTTGGGTCGTTGCTCCTGCTGCCATCCCAGGCGCGTTGCAAAAAGCCGTTGCTGCGATCGCCCGAACCCTCGTTGAGACGGTCGATTATGTTGGCGTCGCGGGCATTGAACTCTTTCAGCAGGGCGATCGCCTCTGGGTGAACGAAATTGCGCCCCGCACCCACAACTCAGGACACTACAGCTTGGACGCCTGCCAGACTTCGCAGTTTGAACAGCAGTTGCGAGCGATCGCTGATCTGCCTTTGGGATCGACAGCATTGCAGTGGCCCGGTGCCTTAATGGTTAATCTCCTCGGCTTCGAGGATCACCAGAGTGGCTATGCAGAACTGCGCCAGCAACTCGCCGCGCTACCTGGGGCCTGTCTCTACTGGTATGGCAAAACGGAGTCGAAGCCTGGTCGTAAGTTGGGACATATCACACTGCCGCTCTCTGGCGCGTCGTCCACGGAGCGAGCGCAACAGGCGCAAACTATGCTGGCTCAGGTTGAGGCGATCTGGCCAAATCCAGACACTGCCCACCAACCCTAG
- the bchL gene encoding ferredoxin:protochlorophyllide reductase (ATP-dependent) iron-sulfur ATP-binding protein: MKLSVYGKGGIGKSTTSCNISVALARRGKKVLQIGCDPKHDSTFTLTGFLIPTIIDTLQAKDYHYEDVWPEDVIYRGYGGVDCVEAGGPPAGAGCGGYVVGETVKLLKELNAFDEYDVILFDVLGDVVCGGFAAPLNYSDYCLIITDNGFDALFAANRIAASVREKARTHTLRLAGLIGNRTSKRDLIDKYIEAVPMPVLEVLPLIEDIRISRVKGKTVFEMAETEPSLLTVCDYYLNIADQILARPEGVVPKDAADRDLFSLLSDFYLNPPKQTTEAIAPEALLV, encoded by the coding sequence GTGAAACTTTCGGTTTATGGCAAAGGTGGTATCGGAAAATCAACCACCAGTTGCAATATTTCTGTCGCTTTAGCCAGACGTGGTAAGAAGGTGCTGCAAATCGGTTGTGACCCCAAGCACGACAGTACGTTCACCCTGACGGGCTTTTTAATTCCCACCATCATCGATACCCTGCAAGCCAAGGATTATCACTACGAAGATGTCTGGCCTGAAGATGTAATTTATCGCGGCTATGGTGGCGTGGACTGCGTTGAAGCGGGCGGTCCACCAGCTGGTGCAGGCTGTGGCGGTTATGTGGTTGGCGAAACCGTCAAACTACTCAAAGAGCTCAATGCCTTTGATGAGTACGATGTCATTCTTTTTGATGTTTTGGGAGATGTCGTTTGTGGTGGATTTGCGGCACCACTGAACTATTCTGACTACTGCTTAATCATCACAGATAATGGCTTTGATGCGCTCTTCGCTGCCAATCGGATTGCCGCCTCAGTGCGGGAAAAAGCACGGACGCATACCCTGCGACTAGCTGGATTGATTGGCAATCGAACTAGTAAACGTGATCTAATCGATAAATACATCGAAGCGGTCCCGATGCCCGTGCTAGAAGTTCTTCCGCTGATTGAAGATATCCGTATTTCTCGAGTGAAAGGAAAAACTGTCTTTGAGATGGCTGAAACTGAACCCAGCCTACTCACAGTCTGTGATTACTACCTGAACATTGCGGATCAAATCCTCGCAAGACCAGAGGGCGTTGTTCCCAAGGATGCAGCCGATCGTGACTTGTTCAGCTTGTTATCTGACTTCTATCTCAATCCACCCAAACAGACTACGGAAGCGATCGCACCTGAAGCGTTGCTGGTGTAG
- a CDS encoding ferredoxin:protochlorophyllide reductase (ATP-dependent) subunit N, translated as MTTTEAPSALSFECETGNYHTFCPISCVAWLYQKIEDSFFLVIGTKTCGYFLQNAMGVMIFAEPRYAMAELEEGDISAQLNDFAELKRLCTQIKRDRNPSVIVWIGTCTTEIIKMDLEGLAPKLEAEIGIPIVVARANGLDYAFTQGEDTVLAAMPARCPEAATSEADQQERTNAIQRLLQFGKSPAAEQQPASSKHPPLILFGSVPDPVATQLTIELAKQGITVSGWLPAKRYTELPVIAEGSYAIGLNPFLSRTATTLMRRRKCKVIGAPFPIGPDGSRAWIEKICSVLEIEPQGLAEREAQVWDSIEDYRQLVEGKQVFFMGDNLWEISLARFLVRCGMRCPEIGIPYLDRRYLGAELAMLEATCQSMGVPLPRLVEKPDNYNQLQRIEALQPDLVITGMAHANPLEARGISTKWSVEFTFAQIHGFGNARAILELVTRPLRRNLALGTLGGSQWVSEAVTSR; from the coding sequence ATGACGACTACCGAAGCACCTTCAGCACTCTCTTTTGAGTGTGAAACTGGCAACTATCACACTTTTTGTCCCATTAGTTGCGTGGCTTGGCTTTATCAAAAAATTGAAGATAGTTTCTTCTTGGTGATTGGCACAAAAACCTGCGGCTATTTTTTGCAAAATGCCATGGGTGTGATGATCTTTGCAGAGCCACGCTATGCGATGGCAGAGCTGGAAGAGGGAGACATTTCCGCTCAGCTTAATGACTTTGCAGAACTCAAACGACTCTGCACACAAATCAAACGCGATCGCAATCCCAGCGTAATTGTTTGGATTGGTACTTGCACGACTGAAATTATCAAGATGGATCTGGAGGGACTCGCTCCCAAGCTAGAAGCTGAGATTGGCATTCCGATCGTGGTCGCTCGTGCCAATGGTTTGGACTATGCCTTCACCCAAGGCGAGGACACCGTGTTAGCTGCTATGCCCGCTCGCTGCCCTGAGGCTGCTACCAGCGAAGCAGATCAACAAGAACGGACTAACGCTATCCAGCGTCTGCTCCAGTTTGGGAAATCCCCTGCCGCCGAGCAGCAGCCTGCTAGTTCCAAGCACCCGCCCCTGATCCTGTTTGGCTCGGTGCCCGATCCTGTTGCCACCCAACTCACGATCGAGCTGGCGAAGCAAGGGATTACGGTCTCGGGTTGGTTGCCCGCTAAGCGCTATACCGAACTACCGGTCATCGCTGAAGGGAGTTACGCGATCGGCTTGAATCCGTTTTTGTCCAGAACAGCTACAACCCTGATGCGCCGCCGTAAATGCAAAGTGATCGGCGCTCCCTTCCCCATTGGACCCGATGGCAGTCGCGCTTGGATCGAGAAAATCTGCAGCGTTCTGGAGATTGAGCCCCAAGGCTTAGCTGAGCGGGAAGCTCAAGTTTGGGACAGCATCGAAGACTATCGTCAGCTTGTCGAGGGCAAACAAGTCTTCTTCATGGGCGACAACCTCTGGGAAATTTCCCTGGCTCGCTTCCTGGTCCGCTGCGGGATGCGCTGTCCTGAAATTGGCATCCCCTACCTCGATCGCCGCTACCTAGGGGCTGAGCTGGCAATGCTTGAAGCCACCTGCCAAAGCATGGGAGTCCCCCTACCACGCTTGGTTGAGAAACCGGACAACTACAACCAACTGCAGCGGATCGAGGCACTACAGCCCGACCTAGTCATTACCGGCATGGCCCACGCTAATCCTCTAGAGGCTCGCGGCATCAGCACCAAGTGGTCGGTGGAGTTCACCTTTGCCCAGATCCATGGCTTCGGCAATGCCCGCGCCATCCTAGAGCTGGTGACTCGCCCCCTCCGTCGTAACCTCGCATTGGGCACATTGGGCGGCAGTCAATGGGTGAGCGAAGCTGTTACCTCACGCTAG
- a CDS encoding S-layer homology domain-containing protein, with amino-acid sequence MRHLSGYRLRPAIALGFLTIALQACSGTPFGQSLQQSFERPENGTGTSGAPTTPPSPTNPAPSTPAPSPPALSSFTDLDQIPTALRSQVEEMIELGVLDTPGDRQGRFDPNQPIDRGTFARWLLAVNNRFFEDDPGRQIRLAIADSPPIYTDVPTSNPDFIAIQSLAEAGTLPSRLSGDTAATRFQPEAPLTRADLLLWKVPLDHRQTLPTATPEKLAASWGFQDTNGLDPRLQRALLADDDNGTQSIIRRVFGFTQLFQPRKPVTRAEAAAALWYIGFQGEGQSAAQVLRSQQAPEPATPPAATNPPTRPSTSSPPTQQPAPTPQP; translated from the coding sequence GTGCGACATCTGTCTGGGTATCGACTTCGGCCTGCGATCGCGCTGGGCTTCCTGACGATTGCGCTCCAAGCCTGTAGTGGCACGCCCTTTGGCCAGTCACTGCAGCAGTCTTTTGAGCGACCGGAGAACGGAACTGGCACTTCTGGCGCTCCTACAACGCCCCCGTCTCCGACCAATCCAGCACCGTCAACGCCAGCCCCAAGTCCGCCGGCCCTCAGCAGTTTCACGGATCTGGATCAGATTCCTACTGCTCTCCGCAGCCAAGTGGAGGAGATGATCGAACTAGGGGTGCTTGATACCCCGGGCGATCGCCAAGGTCGGTTTGACCCCAATCAGCCGATCGATCGCGGTACTTTTGCGCGCTGGTTGCTCGCTGTCAACAACCGTTTCTTTGAGGACGACCCAGGTCGCCAAATTCGGCTGGCGATCGCCGATAGTCCGCCAATTTACACGGACGTTCCCACCAGCAACCCAGACTTCATCGCCATTCAATCATTGGCTGAAGCGGGAACTCTCCCCAGCCGCCTCAGTGGCGATACGGCTGCAACCCGCTTCCAGCCTGAGGCTCCTCTGACCCGTGCTGACTTACTGCTCTGGAAAGTCCCCCTCGACCATCGCCAAACACTACCGACGGCAACCCCAGAAAAGTTAGCCGCGAGCTGGGGCTTTCAGGATACCAACGGGCTAGATCCACGGCTGCAGCGGGCACTGTTGGCCGATGACGACAATGGAACCCAAAGCATCATTCGGCGCGTTTTTGGCTTCACTCAACTCTTCCAGCCGCGAAAGCCAGTGACTCGAGCTGAGGCTGCCGCTGCTCTCTGGTACATCGGTTTCCAAGGGGAAGGACAATCTGCGGCTCAGGTCCTGCGATCGCAGCAAGCGCCAGAACCTGCGACGCCGCCAGCAGCCACCAATCCGCCCACACGTCCCTCAACGAGTTCACCGCCCACGCAGCAGCCAGCCCCTACCCCTCAGCCTTAA